From the Rhodoferax mekongensis genome, one window contains:
- the mnmG gene encoding tRNA uridine-5-carboxymethylaminomethyl(34) synthesis enzyme MnmG, whose protein sequence is MLYPQEFDVIVVGGGHAGTEAALAAARMGCKTLLLSHNIETLGQMSCNPSIGGIGKGHLVKEVDAMGGAMALATDEAGIQFRILNSSKGPAVRATRAQADRVLYKAAIRRMLENQPNLSLFQQAVDDLMVEGERVVGAVTQVGIRFRGKTVVLTAGTFLDGKIHVGLNNYAAGRAGDPPAVSLSARLKELKLPQGRLKTGTPPRIDGRSIDFSKCIEQPGDGVPGGMSDVMPVVSFMGNVAMHPQQVPCWITHTNERTHDIIRSGFDRSPMFTGKIEGVGPRYCPSVEDKINRFADKDSHQIFLEPEGLTTHEYYPNGISTSLPFDIQYELVRSMAGLENAHILRPGYAIEYDYFDPRSLKGSFETRQIGGLFFAGQINGTTGYEEAAAQGMFAGINAALQVRAMGGGDVALSAAGSASYSGDTWLPGRDQAYLGVLVDDLITKGVTEPYRMFTSRAEFRLQLREDNADARLTEVGRELGLVDNARWDAFCRKRDAVSRETERLRSIWVNPRNLAADESERVLGKSIEHEYNLADLLRRPNVSYGGLMSLDHGKYANRDLLDAVSRETAGLPAVDAVEVAFVAAVVEQVEIAAKYSGYINRQKDEVERAAHYENLRLPDDLDYMQVTALSIEARQRLSKYKPETLGQASRLSGITPATISLLMIHLKKGNFRGFAEKAEAV, encoded by the coding sequence ATGTTGTACCCACAAGAATTCGACGTCATCGTTGTCGGCGGCGGCCATGCCGGAACCGAGGCTGCGCTCGCGGCCGCCCGCATGGGCTGCAAGACCCTGCTGCTCTCCCACAACATCGAGACCCTGGGGCAGATGAGCTGCAACCCTTCTATCGGCGGCATCGGCAAGGGCCACCTGGTCAAAGAGGTGGATGCCATGGGCGGCGCGATGGCGCTGGCGACCGACGAGGCGGGCATCCAGTTCCGCATTCTCAATTCCAGCAAGGGCCCGGCCGTGCGGGCTACCCGTGCGCAGGCAGACCGCGTGCTCTATAAAGCCGCGATCCGGCGCATGCTGGAGAACCAACCCAACCTCTCGTTGTTTCAACAAGCCGTCGATGACCTGATGGTCGAAGGCGAGCGGGTGGTGGGTGCCGTCACGCAGGTGGGCATCCGCTTCAGGGGCAAGACGGTGGTGCTGACGGCCGGCACCTTTCTGGACGGCAAGATTCATGTGGGCCTGAACAACTATGCCGCCGGCCGGGCAGGCGACCCGCCCGCCGTGTCGCTGTCGGCCCGACTCAAAGAACTGAAGCTGCCCCAGGGCCGCCTCAAGACCGGAACCCCGCCGCGCATTGACGGCCGCAGCATCGACTTCAGCAAGTGCATTGAGCAGCCTGGCGACGGCGTGCCCGGTGGCATGAGCGATGTGATGCCGGTGGTCAGTTTCATGGGCAATGTGGCCATGCATCCACAGCAAGTGCCCTGCTGGATCACCCATACCAACGAGCGTACGCACGACATCATTCGCAGCGGTTTTGACCGCAGCCCCATGTTCACCGGCAAGATCGAGGGCGTGGGCCCGCGCTACTGCCCGAGTGTGGAAGACAAGATCAACCGCTTTGCCGACAAAGACAGTCATCAGATCTTTTTGGAGCCCGAGGGCCTGACCACCCACGAGTACTACCCCAACGGCATCAGCACCAGCCTGCCTTTCGATATCCAGTACGAGTTGGTGCGCAGCATGGCCGGCCTGGAGAACGCGCACATTCTGCGCCCCGGTTATGCCATTGAGTACGACTACTTTGACCCGCGCAGCCTGAAGGGTAGTTTTGAGACACGCCAGATTGGCGGACTGTTCTTTGCCGGTCAGATCAACGGCACCACCGGCTATGAAGAGGCGGCGGCGCAAGGGATGTTTGCCGGTATCAACGCAGCATTGCAAGTGCGCGCCATGGGCGGTGGCGATGTGGCCCTGAGTGCGGCGGGCAGCGCCAGCTACAGCGGCGACACCTGGTTGCCCGGCCGTGACCAAGCCTACCTGGGCGTGCTAGTGGATGACCTGATTACCAAGGGCGTGACCGAGCCCTACCGCATGTTCACCAGCCGGGCGGAGTTCCGCTTGCAGCTGCGGGAAGACAATGCCGATGCCCGTTTGACCGAAGTGGGTCGTGAACTGGGCTTGGTGGACAACGCGCGTTGGGATGCCTTCTGCCGCAAGCGCGATGCTGTTTCACGTGAAACAGAACGTCTGCGCAGCATCTGGGTGAACCCGCGCAACCTGGCCGCCGACGAATCCGAGCGGGTGCTGGGCAAGTCCATCGAGCATGAGTACAACCTCGCGGACCTGTTGCGGCGCCCCAATGTGAGCTACGGCGGGCTGATGTCGCTGGACCATGGCAAGTACGCCAACCGTGATTTGCTGGACGCGGTTTCACGTGAAACAGCAGGGCTGCCTGCCGTGGATGCCGTTGAAGTGGCCTTTGTGGCTGCGGTGGTGGAGCAGGTGGAAATTGCTGCCAAGTATTCCGGCTATATCAACCGCCAGAAGGACGAAGTGGAGCGTGCCGCACATTACGAGAACCTGCGCTTGCCGGATGACCTCGACTATATGCAAGTCACGGCCCTGAGCATCGAAGCCCGCCAGCGCCTGAGCAAGTACAAGCCCGAAACTCTGGGGCAGGCATCGCGCTTGTCCGGCATCACACCCGCCACGATTTCGCTGTTGATGATCCACCTGAAGAAGGGCAACTTCCGGGGCTTCGCTGAGAAGGCAGAGGCTGTATGA
- a CDS encoding Crp/Fnr family transcriptional regulator, with protein sequence MAHSKTELLKKMSVNPWFATLPLAERKAMLAVAVVQPLAVGESVYRKGDVSGGFYGVLSGLLRVSATGEDGREGILSVLEPGNWFGETTLLDGQTRPHDVTAVQEGEVLVITAADFKRLMQRLGFAHGMTTLLCARVRGLFGLIEDTMLRSTRMRVARRLITLAKGDMTMAAQTRQGVQVSHEELAMMLGVTRQTLAKELKYFVREGALALGYGHIDFLDTALLRHEAALD encoded by the coding sequence ATGGCGCACTCCAAAACCGAACTGCTGAAGAAAATGTCTGTGAACCCTTGGTTTGCCACCCTGCCTCTGGCAGAGCGCAAGGCCATGTTGGCGGTGGCGGTCGTCCAGCCGCTGGCAGTGGGGGAGTCGGTCTACCGCAAGGGCGATGTGTCGGGCGGCTTTTATGGCGTGCTGTCCGGCCTGTTGCGCGTGTCGGCCACAGGTGAGGATGGCCGGGAGGGCATTCTCTCCGTGCTGGAGCCGGGCAACTGGTTCGGCGAGACGACCTTGCTGGACGGACAGACCCGACCCCATGATGTGACTGCGGTGCAGGAAGGGGAGGTCCTCGTGATCACCGCTGCGGACTTCAAGCGCCTGATGCAGCGTCTGGGGTTTGCCCACGGCATGACGACCCTGCTCTGTGCCCGGGTGCGGGGTTTGTTCGGGCTGATCGAGGACACCATGTTGCGATCCACCCGCATGCGTGTGGCGCGGCGGCTGATTACCTTGGCCAAAGGCGACATGACCATGGCGGCGCAGACCCGGCAGGGTGTACAGGTCTCCCATGAAGAGCTGGCCATGATGCTGGGCGTGACCCGCCAGACGCTGGCCAAAGAGCTCAAATACTTTGTGCGCGAAGGTGCCTTGGCGCTCGGGTACGGACACATTGATTTTCTGGATACAGCGCTGTTGCGCCACGAGGCGGCCTTGGATTAA
- a CDS encoding class II aldolase/adducin family protein gives MTTPSVQSQVSEQEWQLRQDLAACYRLVALYGWSDLVFTHISARIPGPEHHFLINPYGLMFDEITASSLVKVDQHCNKLIDSPNPVNPAGFVIHSAVHEAREDAGCVLHTHTRAGVAVSAQKDGVLPLSQQSTFVLASLAYHDYEGVAFRPEEKPRLQADLGQANFLVLRNHGLLVVGKTIADAFLSMYTFEATCQIQIGAQSGGGALTHVNPQIVKGVSEAMRVQTGGMGGAFVWPALIRKLQRIDPSYQD, from the coding sequence ATGACCACACCGTCAGTGCAATCCCAGGTCAGCGAGCAGGAATGGCAACTCCGCCAGGACCTCGCCGCCTGCTACCGGCTGGTCGCCCTGTATGGGTGGAGCGATCTGGTCTTCACCCATATCAGCGCCCGCATTCCCGGGCCGGAGCACCACTTCCTCATCAACCCCTATGGGTTGATGTTCGACGAGATCACTGCCAGCAGTCTCGTCAAAGTCGATCAACACTGCAATAAGCTGATCGACTCACCCAACCCCGTCAACCCGGCAGGTTTCGTGATCCACAGCGCCGTGCACGAGGCCCGCGAAGACGCCGGCTGCGTGCTGCACACCCACACCCGCGCAGGCGTCGCGGTGAGCGCCCAGAAGGACGGCGTGCTCCCTTTGAGCCAGCAGTCCACCTTTGTGCTGGCGTCCCTCGCGTACCACGACTACGAAGGCGTGGCCTTCCGCCCTGAAGAAAAACCGCGCCTGCAAGCCGACCTGGGCCAGGCCAACTTTCTGGTGCTGCGCAACCACGGCCTGCTGGTGGTGGGCAAAACCATTGCCGACGCATTCCTGAGCATGTACACCTTCGAGGCCACCTGCCAGATCCAGATCGGCGCGCAGTCCGGTGGCGGCGCGCTCACCCATGTGAACCCGCAAATCGTCAAAGGCGTAAGTGAGGCCATGCGCGTGCAAACCGGTGGCATGGGCGGCGCCTTTGTCTGGCCGGCCCTGATCCGCAAACTCCAACGCATAGACCCCAGTTACCAGGACTGA